From one Candidatus Chlorobium masyuteum genomic stretch:
- a CDS encoding B12-binding domain-containing radical SAM protein, protein MNILLIYPEFPDTFWSFKHALKFVNKKASLPPLGLLTVAAMLPESWKKKLVDLNTALLRADDIAWADMAFISAMAVQQESARKVIELCNTAGLTIVAGGPLFTSEHEDFPSVDHFVLNEAELTLQPFLDDLLNGTPKRLYSTDLYADITRTPTPRWKLLDMNKYASMALQFSRGCPYKCDFCNVTALLGHKIRTKTSDQIITELDDLRRLGWQDSVFFVDDNFIAHKTYLKKELLPRLIAWQKGYSRTIRFYTECSINLADDQELMSLMVEAGFGMVFIGIETPDDAALHACGKQHNTSRDMLSNIRKIQQSGMEVQGGFIVGFDSDTPSIFQKQIEFIQKSGIVTAMVGILQALPGTRLYDRMQKEGRLLHNSSGDNADSNTNFVPVMDLDLLRKGYTDMMNQLYAPKYYYRRIRTLLSEYRAPRLKRRVRFDDMLAFARSTVLLGVVGRERFQYWKMLIWTFFNRQHSLPLAVTLAIYGHHFRKVCQLHLKEVRRSAG, encoded by the coding sequence ATGAATATTCTTTTGATCTATCCCGAATTCCCTGATACCTTCTGGAGTTTCAAACATGCCCTGAAATTTGTCAATAAAAAAGCATCGCTTCCTCCCCTCGGTCTCCTGACGGTAGCCGCAATGCTGCCTGAAAGCTGGAAGAAAAAACTGGTTGACCTCAATACCGCTCTTCTCCGGGCTGACGATATTGCCTGGGCCGACATGGCATTTATCAGCGCAATGGCTGTCCAGCAGGAATCAGCCCGAAAGGTCATCGAGCTCTGCAACACCGCCGGATTAACCATCGTTGCCGGAGGCCCTCTCTTTACTTCCGAACATGAAGATTTTCCGTCGGTTGACCATTTTGTGCTGAACGAAGCCGAGCTGACCCTTCAACCCTTTCTTGATGACCTTCTGAACGGTACTCCGAAAAGGCTCTACTCGACTGATCTCTATGCGGACATCACCCGGACCCCAACCCCCCGTTGGAAACTGCTCGACATGAATAAATATGCATCGATGGCTTTGCAATTTTCCAGGGGGTGCCCCTACAAATGCGACTTCTGCAATGTCACAGCGCTTCTCGGCCATAAAATCCGCACAAAAACCAGCGACCAGATCATTACGGAACTTGACGATCTTCGCCGGCTCGGATGGCAGGACAGTGTCTTTTTTGTCGATGACAACTTCATTGCCCACAAAACATACCTGAAAAAAGAGCTGCTTCCACGGTTGATAGCGTGGCAGAAAGGCTACAGCAGAACCATCCGGTTTTACACGGAGTGTTCGATCAACCTGGCTGATGATCAGGAGCTGATGTCGCTCATGGTTGAGGCAGGATTCGGGATGGTCTTTATCGGCATTGAAACCCCCGATGATGCCGCACTGCACGCCTGCGGCAAGCAGCACAACACATCAAGGGACATGCTCTCCAACATCAGAAAGATTCAGCAGTCCGGCATGGAGGTACAGGGTGGTTTTATTGTCGGTTTTGACAGTGACACCCCCTCTATTTTCCAGAAACAGATCGAATTCATCCAGAAGAGCGGCATCGTTACGGCCATGGTCGGCATCCTCCAGGCTCTCCCCGGAACCAGACTCTACGACCGCATGCAGAAGGAGGGACGACTGCTGCATAACTCAAGCGGCGATAATGCCGACAGCAATACCAACTTTGTGCCGGTAATGGACCTTGACCTGCTTCGAAAAGGGTATACCGACATGATGAACCAGCTCTATGCTCCAAAATATTACTACCGGCGGATCCGGACACTTCTGAGCGAATACCGGGCACCCCGGTTAAAAAGAAGGGTCCGCTTTGACGACATGCTGGCCTTTGCCCGCTCAACCGTGCTGCTTGGTGTTGTCGGTCGGGAACGGTTCCAGTACTGGAAGATGCTGATCTGGACATTTTTCAATCGCCAGCACTCCCTGCCGCTGGCAGTAACGCTGGCCATTTACGGCCACCATTTTCGAAAGGTGTGCCAGCTGCATCTGAAAGAGGTGCGAAGAAGCGCTGGATAA